In a single window of the Pongo abelii isolate AG06213 chromosome 1, NHGRI_mPonAbe1-v2.0_pri, whole genome shotgun sequence genome:
- the LYSMD1 gene encoding lysM and putative peptidoglycan-binding domain-containing protein 1 isoform X3: MRSGPSRISEWKMEQIKRANRLYTNDSIFLKKTLYIPILTEPRDLFNGLDSEEEKDGEEEVHPSNNEVWPHLTEGKKQETGAGRANGEVLPTPGQETPTPIHDLSASDFLKKLDSQISLSKKAAAQKLKKGENGVPGEEAGLHLSSPWMQQRAVLGPVPLTRTSRTRTLRDQEDEIFKL; this comes from the exons atggaacaGATTAAACGTGCAAACCGCCTTTATACTAATGACTCCATCTTCCTGAAGAAAACCCTCTACATCCCCATCCTGACGGAGCCCAGAGACCTGTTCAATGGTTTGGACTCCGaggaagagaaagatggagaggaagaagtacacCCAAGTAACAATGAAGTTTGGCCACACTTAACTGAGGGGAAGAAACAAGAGACAGGAGCAGGACGTGCCAATGGTGAAGTCCtccccacacctggccaggaaacCCCCACGCCCATCCATGACCTCTCTGCCTCTGATTTCCTTAAGAAGCTTGATTCACAGATCAGCCTGTCCAAGAAGGCTGCTGCTCAGAAGCtgaaaaaaggggaaaatgg GGTACCTGGGGAGGAGGCAGGTCTCCACCTGAGCTCCCCTTGGATGCAGCAACGAGCAGTCCTAGGTCCTGTGCCGCTGACCCGTACCTCTCGGACCCGGACACTACGGGACCAGGAGGATGAAATCTTCAAACTCTGA
- the TNFAIP8L2 gene encoding tumor necrosis factor alpha-induced protein 8-like protein 2, with protein MESFSSKSLALQAEKKLLSKMAGRSVAHLFIDETSSEVLDELYRVSKEYTHSRPQAQRVIKDLIKVAVKVAVLHRNGSFGPSELALATRFRQKLRQGAMTALSFGEVDFTFEAAVLAGLLTECRDVLLELVEHHLTPKSHGRIRHVFDHFSDPGLLTALYGPDFTQHLGKICDGLRKLLDEGKL; from the coding sequence ATGGAGTCCTTCAGCTCAAAGAGCCTGGCACTGCAAGCAGAGAAGAAGCTACTGAGTAAGATGGCGGGTCGGTCTGTGGCTCATCTCTTCATAGATGAGACAAGCAGTGAGGTGCTAGATGAGCTCTACCGTGTGTCCAAGGAGTACACGCACAGCCGGCCCCAGGCCCAGCGCGTGATCAAGGACCTGATCAAAGTGGCCGTCAAGGTGGCTGTGCTGCACCGCAATGGCTCCTTTGGCCCCAGTGAGCTGGCCCTGGCTACCCGCTTTCGCCAGAAGCTGCGGCAGGGTGCCATGACGGCACTTAGCTTTGGTGAGGTAGACTTCACCTTCGAGGCTGCTGTTCTGGCTGGCCTGCTGACCGAGTGCCGGGATGTGCTGCTGGAGTTGGTGGAACACCACCTCACGCCCAAGTCACATGGCCGCATCCGCCACGTGTTTGATCACTTCTCTGACCCAGGTCTGCTCACGGCCCTCTATGGGCCTGACTTCACTCAGCACCTTGGCAAGATCTGTGACGGACTCAGGAAGCTGCTAGATGAAGGGAAGCTCTGA